A stretch of DNA from Fusobacterium mortiferum ATCC 9817:
CCAAGTCCATACATAGAAATAATTTTCTCTTCTAAGTTAGAAATATCACGCGAATACTTAGGTACAATGTGAGGTTCAAACTCAGCATTTCTATCACATGGGATATCAAGTTCAATTTCTCCTAAAGAAGATTTAACTTTCTTTTTAGAATAACCATTTCTAGAATTGTCAGAAATGAAATTTTTATCATTTTTCTCATAGCCAAGTTGAGAATCTAGTTCAATTTCAAGAGATTCTTGAATGAAATCTTTTATGATATCTTTAAGAAAAGAATGGATATCATTAGCAGATTTAAAATTTTGAGACTTAATAATTTCTCTAATAGTTTCTTTAGGTAAAATAGACATAAAAAACCTCCTTGATATTAATATAATTATGCGACATAATTAACTAATAATCAAGAGAGGTTTTAAATTTTTATTTACACAAAATTTTTTACACTACCAATATTTAATTCCTAATCTTTTATAAATCTCAACAAAATGTCCCAATGGGCCTATTCCATGACCTAAGTCAAAAGAATTTTCAATAGCTTTAGTAATATATTTTTTTCCAAGCTCTACACTGATTGGAATACTTTTTTCTTTAGCTAAAAAAGTTGTGATAGCCGATGAAAGAGTACAACCTGTTCCATGAGTATTTTTATTTTCTAATCTAGGAGTAGTATAGTAATAAAAACTCTTTTCAAAGTATAAGATATCAGTACAGCTATTCTCATCACTATGTCCACCTTTTATTAATACGGCTTTTACCCCAAGTTTTGCAATTTCGATGCAAGCTTTTTTTACATCTTCTTGAGTTTTTATTTTCATATCAGATAATATTTCAGCTTCTGGAATATTTGGAGTAACAAGTGTACTGATAGAGATAAGAGATTTTAGCTCCTCTATTGCTTCAGGTTTAAGAAGATGATAACCATTTTTAGAAACCATAACAGTGTCAATTACAATATTTTTAGCAGAATACTTTAAAAGTTTTTCTCTAATAATTTTAATTATCTCTATATCTGAAACCATACCTATCTTTACTCCATCAATCTCTATATCAGAAAAAAGGGATTCTAGTTGTTCTCCAATAATTTCAGGAGTAAGTGGGAAAGATTTTTGTACTCCAAGGGAGTTTTGAGCAGTAACAGCT
This window harbors:
- the thiD gene encoding bifunctional hydroxymethylpyrimidine kinase/phosphomethylpyrimidine kinase — its product is MKNVLTIAGSDSSGGAGIQADIKTMGALGVHGMSVITAVTAQNSLGVQKSFPLTPEIIGEQLESLFSDIEIDGVKIGMVSDIEIIKIIREKLLKYSAKNIVIDTVMVSKNGYHLLKPEAIEELKSLISISTLVTPNIPEAEILSDMKIKTQEDVKKACIEIAKLGVKAVLIKGGHSDENSCTDILYFEKSFYYYTTPRLENKNTHGTGCTLSSAITTFLAKEKSIPISVELGKKYITKAIENSFDLGHGIGPLGHFVEIYKRLGIKYW